The following are from one region of the Coffea eugenioides isolate CCC68of chromosome 2, Ceug_1.0, whole genome shotgun sequence genome:
- the LOC113759469 gene encoding putative lipid-transfer protein DIR1, whose protein sequence is MYQSRRNAVPVLLVLMVTMAGFLVLETRGSPCVSTFFSALVQLIPCRAAVAPFSPYQPNEACCVALKALGQPCLCVLINGPPISGVDRSLAMQLPEKCAANFEPCEISK, encoded by the exons atgtATCAATCTCGAAGAAATGCAGTCCCAGTTCTGCTGGTGCTAATGGTCACCATGGCAGGTTTCCTGGTGCTGGAAACCAGGGGGAGTCCTTGTGTAAGCACTTTCTTCTCTGCCCTTGTTCAGCTGATTCCATGTAGGGCAGCAGTTGCTCCATTCAGTCCCTACCAACCAAACGAGGCTTGCTGTGTTGCCCTCAAAGCTCTAGGACAGCCCTGTTTATGTGTACTTATCAATGGTCCTCCGATTTCAGGAGTCGATCGCAGCCTGGCCATGCAGCTTCCTGAAAAATGCGCTGCCAACTTTGAACCAT GTGAGATTTCAAAGTGA
- the LOC113763409 gene encoding G-type lectin S-receptor-like serine/threonine-protein kinase SD2-5, protein MVEEQRSQRYTIFLAILLLFSSSISPSAQNVNYNSIAYLPASWTHQDYDSMMTPILQRESDGPSYVCGFYCNSGDGDGGCLFGVLIAQGPLNTGGYLRSSELVWSANRNNLVQSNAKLQLKEDGDLVFANIDGTLIWSSNTRGKSVSGLNLTEMGNLVLFGPNNESIWQSFDHPTDSLLLGQKLAPGQKLTASVSASNWSEGRLSLGVGSDGLSAYIQSDPPQRYYASGINSYPYYEFRNGSFNDFTIPPASVAQFMKFGPDGHLKVYQWGAGGFIEVIDLLNPYVGDCGYPMVCGKYGVCSKGQCGCIETTNGQQSYFSQIMSRQPDLGCSPITPISCDHSQDHTLLELNNTSYFASDSSLDSITRVMEDCKSKCLSSCSCKAALFYHDRYLWDRGDCFLLNEVFSMINNENYIGSPYNTTLLVKVQKANTSSRKTIILASTFGAFFGMVCLIGSCLVLLRRIFKEADEFEGDFLNQVPGMPIRYSYENLKAMTEDFKKRLGEGGFGSVYEGELYNGTKIAVKCLDGLAQLKDSFLAEVQIIGSIHHVNLVKLTGFCFENSHRLLVYEHMASGSLDRWIFGEMRSYSLPWRTRRKIISDIAKGLAYLHEDCSQRIIHFDIKPQNILLDENFNAKVADFGLSKLIEKDQSRVVTRMRGTPGYLAPEWLSSTVTEKVDVYSFGIVMLEILCGRKNFDSSKIEEDRHLLSIFKRKAEEERLEDMVDRKSADMLIHVEEAMEMMRIAAWCLQGNVNNRPSMSLVVKALEGLVVAETNLDYDFTNSSTVRTEAAGDHQGQVVVDVGSPILPSTLSGPR, encoded by the coding sequence ATGGTTGAAGAACAGAGATCACAACGTTATACCATTTTTCTTGCTATCCTGCTTCTATTTTCCTCATCAATATCTCCGAGCGCCCAAAACGTGAATTATAATTCAATTGCCTATCTTCCCGCTTCGTGGACCCATCAGGACTATGATTCCATGATGACACCCATCCTCCAGAGAGAAAGCGATGGACCAAGTTATGTGTGCGGCTTTTACTGTAACTCAGGAGATGGTGATGGTGGATGCCTCTTTGGAGTCCTCATTGCCCAAGGTCCGCTCAATACTGGTGGATATCTGCGATCCTCAGAATTAGTCTGGTCTGCTAACAGGAATAATCTTGTTCAGAGTAATGCAAAGTTGCAACTAAAAGAAGATGGAGATCTGGTCTTCGCAAACATTGACGGCACCTTAATATGGTCCAGCAATACGAGAGGAAAGTCTGTTTCAGGCTTAAACTTGACAGAAATGGGAAACCTCGTGCTATTTGGCCCAAACAATGAATCCATTTGGCAGTCTTTTGATCATCCCACCGACTCACTACTGCTGGGACAAAAGTTGGCTCCCGGGCAGAAGCTGACAGCTAGTGTTTCCGCATCCAATTGGAGTGAAGGTCGGCTTTCTCTTGGTGTTGGCTCTGATGGCTTGTCAGCTTATATACAGTCTGATCCACCTCAAAGATACTATGCGTCTGGCATCAATAGTTATCCCTATTATGAGTTCAGGAACGGAAGCTTCAATGACTTTACAATTCCTCCAGCATCAGTAGCTCAATTCATGAAGTTTGGGCCCGATGGGCATTTAAAAGTATATCAGTGGGGAGCAGGGGGATTTATAGAGGTTATTGATCTTTTGAACCCATATGTTGGTGATTGTGGATACCCTATGGTGTGCGGCAAATATGGGGTCTGTTCAAAAGGGCAATGCGGTTGTATTGAAACAACCAATGGCCAGCAGAGCTATTTCAGCCAAATAATGTCCAGACAACCCGATCTTGGATGTTCTCCAATCACTCCAATTTCTTGTGATCACTCCCAAGATCATACTCTTCTAGAGCTAAATAATACATCTTACTTTGCATCTGATTCAAGCTTAGACAGCATAACGAGAGTAATGGAGGACTGCAAAAGTAAATGTCTAAGTAGCTGTTCATGCAAAGCAGCTCTGTTTTATCATGATAGATATCTATGGGATAGAGGCGATTGCTTTTTGCTAAACGAAGTTTTTTCTATGATTAACAATGAGAATTATATCGGATCACCATATAATACAACTCTTCTCGTTAAGGTGCAAAAAGCCAACACGTCAAGTCGTAAAACAATTATACTGGCATCAACATTTGGGGCTTTCTTTGGTATGGTATGTTTAATCGGCTCTTGCCTGGTCCTTTTGAGGAGGATATTCAAGGAAGCAGATGAATTTGAGGGCGATTTTCTGAACCAGGTACCAGGAATGCCTATAAGATATTCTTATGAGAACTTGAAAGCAATGACAGAAGATTTCAAGAAAAGACTTGGGGAAGGAGGATTTGGTTCTGTTTATGAAGGGGAACTATACAATGGTACGAAGATAGCAGTCAAGTGTCTTGATGGTTTGGCTCAACTGAAGGACTCGTTTTTAGCGGAAGTGCAGATAATTGGTAGCATCCACCATGTTAACTTGGTAAAACTTACTGGTTTTTGTTTTGAGAATTCGCATCGCCTTTTGGTTTACGAACATATGGCTAGTGGTTCTTTGGATAGATGGATTTTTGGTGAAATGCGAAGCTATTCTCTTCCATGGAGGACTAGGAGAAAAATCATCTCAGACATTGCCAAGGGATTAGCTTATCTCCACGAAGATTGCAGTCAGAGAATAATTCATTTTGACATCAAACCCCAAAACATCCTTTTAGATGAAAATTTCAATGCAAAAGTTGCTGATTTTGGGTTGTCAAAGCTGATTGAAAAGGACCAAAGCAGAGTTGTTACAAGGATGAGAGGAACACCAGGTTATTTGGCTCCTGAATGGTTGAGCTCCACTGTCACAGAAAAAGTGGACGTCTATAGCTTTGGCATTGTGATGTTGGAAATCCTTTGTGGACGAAAGAACTTTGATTCCTCAAAGATTGAGGAAGACAGGCATTTGCTCAGTATTTTTAAGAGAAAAGCTGAAGAAGAAAGACTAGAGGACATGGTTGACAGGAAAAGTGCTGATATGCTGATCCACGTCGAGGAAGCTATGGAGATGATGAGGATTGCCGCATGGTGTCTGCAGGGAAATGTCAACAACAGGCCTTCCATGTCTTTAGTAGTCAAGGCACTGGAAGGTTTGGTAGTAGCTGAAACCAATCTGGACTATGACTTCACGAATTCATCCACAGTTAGGACAGAGGCGGCTGGTGATCATCAAGGACAAGTAGTTGTTGATGTTGGAAGTCCAATATTGCCATCAACTTTATCCGGGCCGAGGTAG